The following coding sequences are from one Helicobacter sp. 12S02232-10 window:
- a CDS encoding putative sulfate exporter family transporter yields the protein MLNAKSIAIVSSYFNGIMLVGVISFAALYFSGIDFIKLMHFSPLLIGVIVGTLASSIFRRAKSSTEKGVNFSAKKLLRLGIILYGFNVTLSEITNLGASPIIIAFVVVAVIFVLGTYIGIKLGLDRDIAMLVSGGSAVCGAAAVLALESSIKSEPYKGVVAVGTVVVFGIIAMFLYPIFYNIGIIPLTPIQEGIYIGATLHEVANVAGAASSVSPEAESVAVTIKMIRVILLVPLLLIVSYLAAHNSHGGNHRKLHIPWFAFGFLGVVLLNSYIFKLSDGIISEEVLIKIMDALRYLCNVCLVFAMVALGLQVDLKKFITSGGKAFALALILFVILIIGGFLLVKFFT from the coding sequence ATGTTAAATGCCAAAAGTATCGCGATTGTAAGTAGTTATTTTAATGGGATTATGCTTGTAGGGGTTATATCATTTGCCGCATTGTATTTTTCTGGTATTGATTTTATTAAACTTATGCATTTTTCTCCTTTATTGATAGGCGTTATTGTAGGAACACTGGCATCTTCTATTTTTAGGAGAGCAAAAAGTTCTACTGAAAAAGGTGTCAATTTCAGTGCTAAAAAACTTTTAAGATTGGGCATCATCCTTTATGGATTTAATGTTACTTTGAGTGAAATCACAAATCTTGGAGCATCTCCTATTATCATCGCATTTGTGGTTGTTGCAGTTATTTTTGTATTGGGAACTTATATAGGGATAAAACTTGGTCTTGATAGAGATATTGCGATGCTTGTGAGTGGAGGAAGTGCGGTATGCGGGGCTGCAGCAGTATTGGCTTTGGAATCTTCGATTAAATCTGAGCCTTATAAAGGAGTCGTTGCAGTTGGAACCGTAGTGGTTTTTGGAATTATTGCGATGTTTTTATATCCGATATTTTATAATATCGGGATTATTCCTTTAACCCCCATTCAAGAAGGCATTTATATCGGCGCTACTTTACACGAAGTAGCCAATGTTGCAGGTGCTGCAAGTTCTGTTTCTCCAGAAGCTGAAAGTGTAGCAGTAACAATTAAAATGATTCGTGTGATTTTATTGGTACCGTTGCTTTTAATCGTCTCTTATTTGGCAGCACATAATTCTCACGGAGGAAATCATAGAAAATTACATATTCCTTGGTTCGCTTTTGGATTTTTGGGAGTCGTTTTGTTGAATTCTTATATTTTTAAACTTTCTGATGGGATTATTTCAGAAGAAGTTTTAATTAAGATTATGGATGCTCTTAGGTATCTTTGTAATGTTTGCTTGGTATTTGCGATGGTTGCACTGGGATTGCAGGTAGATTTAAAGAAATTTATCACTTCTGGGGGAAAAGCGTTTGCGCTTGCGTTGATATTATTTGTTATTCTGATCATCGGGGGATTTCTATTGGTTAAATTTTTTACTTAA
- a CDS encoding thioredoxin family protein — translation MVELIDRSKFENEVKAGSVIVDFGADWCPDCRRIEPIMGALAKEYDGKVKIFKINIDAEEALKDELGVRRIPTLIFYKDGKEVGERLVEPDNRLPIETALKKIL, via the coding sequence ATGGTTGAACTTATCGATCGTTCCAAATTTGAGAATGAGGTTAAGGCGGGTTCTGTTATTGTTGATTTTGGTGCAGACTGGTGTCCAGACTGTCGTAGAATTGAGCCTATTATGGGAGCTTTGGCCAAAGAATATGATGGAAAAGTCAAAATTTTCAAGATCAATATTGATGCTGAAGAAGCTTTAAAAGATGAGCTTGGTGTCCGGAGGATTCCCACTCTTATTTTTTATAAAGATGGCAAAGAAGTTGGAGAGAGACTTGTAGAGCCTGACAATAGACTCCCGATAGAAACTGCTTTAAAAAAGATTTTATAA
- a CDS encoding RluA family pseudouridine synthase, whose translation MPFITKNFTLNSPKKAFLFVMEALGCSQKEAQRHLDKQRLKQNTLPVHKSQIIAGSVELTYFKPVSMNLKPIFITPFFAVYDKPSKMLVHPKGYFEHFSLCDAIKSEFGQEANPIHRLDYETSGLIMISRKKCYEASLKELFAKKQVQKEYLAFVKGKICTPQTIDLPICVPQNADKHKDLSIRCTIASDGKKSITKIFPLFYDEKIDSTLLKVIPITGRTHQIRIHLSHIGHSIIGESLYGVDDNTARNYLERKKEHEDKNPLLMLHSQSLSFTYKNLHYHIKSFHMPKIDLYQK comes from the coding sequence ATGCCTTTTATAACCAAAAATTTTACATTAAATTCTCCAAAGAAAGCTTTTTTATTTGTAATGGAAGCCTTAGGATGTTCGCAAAAAGAAGCCCAAAGACATTTAGATAAGCAGCGTCTCAAACAAAATACCTTGCCCGTTCATAAATCCCAAATAATAGCAGGAAGCGTTGAACTCACTTACTTCAAACCCGTCTCTATGAATCTCAAGCCGATTTTTATAACTCCATTTTTTGCCGTTTATGACAAGCCTTCCAAAATGCTTGTCCACCCGAAGGGATATTTTGAGCATTTCAGTCTTTGTGATGCCATCAAATCAGAATTTGGGCAAGAGGCAAATCCTATCCACAGACTTGATTATGAAACAAGTGGGTTGATTATGATCAGTAGAAAAAAATGCTATGAAGCCTCACTCAAAGAACTCTTTGCAAAAAAACAAGTCCAAAAAGAATATCTTGCTTTTGTGAAAGGAAAAATATGTACGCCTCAAACGATTGATCTCCCTATCTGTGTCCCTCAAAATGCAGATAAACATAAAGATTTAAGTATTCGTTGCACAATAGCTTCTGATGGAAAAAAATCCATTACAAAAATTTTTCCTCTTTTTTATGATGAAAAAATAGATTCCACGCTTTTAAAAGTTATCCCTATCACAGGCAGGACACATCAAATCCGAATCCATTTGAGTCATATCGGACATAGCATCATCGGAGAATCCCTTTATGGCGTCGATGATAATACAGCTAGGAACTACCTTGAGAGAAAAAAGGAACACGAAGATAAAAACCCCCTCTTAATGCTCCATTCTCAAAGCTTAAGTTTCACTTACAAGAATTTACACTACCATATAAAAAGCTTTCATATGCCAAAAATAGACTTATATCAAAAATAG